The Campylobacter suis genome includes a window with the following:
- a CDS encoding tyrosine-type recombinase/integrase, translating into MATIGTEKEIKALIAPLTGKVSYTIKGQKALKLYHYASGGKIFKLRYKNSKGDYTTETIGTWQERIYGIVEVIRDALPKLQNLSENKTIHKSTLSNFHELWQIYKEDALATQDFKTLPSELSRFEFNLLNIIKNVSIDEINNQRVATPLFLRALKSLQTKANPKSDTVKKVLNRLNQVFDFAVINGYIENNPTRVLSKNFEKNFIKVAPTPRKSIVDIEHFKTLIYSMNEYWGDINVIGCMKWTMLYALRPSNARMAKWEDINLDKKEWSISGDDTKMGDKFIIPLTDTAIKLLQTLPSSINKKGYIF; encoded by the coding sequence ATGGCAACCATAGGCACAGAGAAGGAAATAAAGGCACTTATAGCTCCACTAACAGGCAAGGTTAGTTATACAATCAAAGGTCAAAAAGCCTTGAAACTGTATCACTATGCAAGCGGAGGCAAAATTTTTAAGCTTCGTTATAAAAATAGCAAAGGCGACTACACCACAGAAACAATAGGCACATGGCAAGAAAGAATATATGGTATAGTAGAAGTTATCCGCGATGCTTTACCAAAACTACAAAATCTCTCTGAAAACAAAACGATACATAAAAGCACACTATCTAACTTTCATGAGTTATGGCAGATATACAAAGAAGATGCGCTTGCTACGCAAGATTTTAAGACTTTACCATCTGAATTATCAAGATTTGAGTTTAATCTACTTAATATCATTAAAAATGTTAGTATTGATGAGATAAACAACCAAAGAGTGGCCACGCCACTGTTTCTAAGGGCGTTAAAAAGTCTGCAAACCAAGGCAAATCCAAAAAGTGATACAGTAAAGAAAGTGCTAAATAGATTAAATCAGGTATTTGATTTTGCGGTTATTAATGGCTATATTGAGAATAATCCTACAAGGGTATTATCTAAGAATTTCGAAAAGAACTTTATAAAAGTAGCTCCAACTCCAAGAAAGTCCATAGTCGATATCGAGCATTTTAAGACCCTTATATATAGCATGAATGAGTATTGGGGAGATATTAATGTAATAGGATGCATGAAATGGACTATGCTCTACGCGCTTCGTCCAAGCAATGCTAGGATGGCAAAATGGGAGGATATAAACCTTGATAAGAAAGAGTGGAGTATATCTGGCGATGATACGAAAATGGGGGATAAATTTATAATACCCCTTACAGATACAGCCATCAAGCTCTTACAAACTCTTCCAAGCTCTATTAATAAGAAAG